A single window of Leptospira wolffii serovar Khorat str. Khorat-H2 DNA harbors:
- the zapE gene encoding AFG1/ZapE family ATPase → MNLKNLTPIREGSPGCPICSGVGFVLEENVKNSSSGILLLCSCVGESCACKGRPPYLVYDESQNRMMPCVCHNARMELQRVEFQVKKAGIPPRYKYRTLDRMDTKELSFLIAHDWADELVKKWSELGKSAQGLYLWGGTGSGKTLLACAILNELIFRYGLECKYAKINRDFLSTIRDTYQKDSELHGMEQTIKKQFTDVEVLVLDDFGANKESDWANSQLYDLIDARYEEEKVTILTSNISLSDWKDKAEGRIFSRLMEMTKEIHLDCPDYRLSHSFSSSSDG, encoded by the coding sequence ATGAACTTAAAGAATTTAACGCCGATTCGAGAAGGTTCTCCCGGATGTCCGATCTGTTCCGGGGTCGGATTCGTACTGGAGGAAAACGTAAAGAACTCCAGCTCCGGTATATTGCTGCTCTGCTCCTGCGTGGGGGAATCCTGTGCCTGCAAGGGCAGACCTCCTTATCTTGTTTATGACGAAAGTCAGAATCGGATGATGCCCTGCGTTTGTCACAACGCAAGAATGGAACTGCAAAGAGTGGAGTTTCAGGTGAAGAAAGCCGGGATTCCTCCTCGTTATAAATATAGAACCTTGGATAGAATGGACACCAAGGAGCTTTCCTTCCTGATCGCTCACGATTGGGCGGACGAATTGGTGAAGAAATGGAGCGAATTGGGCAAGTCCGCCCAAGGTTTGTATCTCTGGGGCGGAACCGGTTCGGGCAAAACTCTCCTTGCCTGTGCCATATTAAACGAATTGATCTTTCGTTATGGATTGGAATGTAAATACGCCAAGATCAACCGGGACTTTCTCTCCACGATCCGCGATACGTATCAGAAGGACAGCGAGCTTCACGGGATGGAGCAGACGATCAAAAAGCAATTCACGGATGTGGAGGTACTCGTTCTGGATGATTTCGGTGCGAATAAGGAATCTGACTGGGCTAATTCCCAACTTTACGATTTGATCGACGCTAGATACGAAGAAGAGAAGGTAACGATTCTTACCTCCAATATTTCCTTATCCGATTGGAAAGACAAGGCAGAGGGAAGAATATTCTCCAGGTTAATGGAAATGACAAAGGAGATCCATCTGGATTGTCCCGATTATCGCCTCAGCCATTCTTTTTCGAGTTCTTCCGATGGATAA
- the folK gene encoding 2-amino-4-hydroxy-6-hydroxymethyldihydropteridine diphosphokinase encodes MDKKVSQAILSLGTNLGDRKKNLENAILKIDSHPEIEILQKGTPLNTVALEVTDQPDFLNQLARISTTLTPQELLGELLNIENELGRIRVRDKGPRTIDIDILTYEKIRMHEKGLHLPHHSLFTRPFILELLDELGEASLAEAFGSPSEG; translated from the coding sequence ATGGATAAGAAAGTTTCGCAGGCCATTCTAAGTTTGGGAACGAATCTAGGAGACAGAAAAAAAAATCTAGAGAATGCGATTCTGAAAATAGACTCGCATCCCGAAATCGAGATCCTGCAAAAAGGAACTCCTTTGAATACGGTCGCTTTGGAGGTGACCGATCAACCGGATTTCTTGAACCAGTTAGCTCGGATCTCCACCACTCTCACTCCTCAGGAATTGTTGGGCGAACTTTTGAATATCGAAAACGAGTTGGGAAGAATACGTGTGAGAGACAAAGGGCCTAGGACCATAGACATAGATATTCTCACATACGAAAAAATCAGAATGCACGAGAAAGGACTGCATCTTCCTCATCATTCTCTATTTACCCGTCCTTTTATATTAGAACTTTTAGATGAATTGGGAGAGGCCTCCTTGGCGGAAGCCTTCGGATCTCCTTCGGAGGGATAA